The Fundulus heteroclitus isolate FHET01 chromosome 13, MU-UCD_Fhet_4.1, whole genome shotgun sequence genome contains a region encoding:
- the nr1d2b gene encoding nuclear receptor subfamily 1 group D member 2b, whose amino-acid sequence MDPSKAGGVIAYISSSSSTSSPDSCHSDSSNGSYQSASPQRGSSPSRGRPGRPLDPALCVGGQNLPGTQRGGRSSSSGKCGVTKINGLVLLCKVCGDVASGFHYGVHACEGCKGFFRRSIQQNIQYKKCLKNESCPIMRVNRNRCQQCRFKKCLMVGMSRDSVRFGRIPKREKQRMLLEMQSAMNNMMSSSHLQAPLAQPHASLVPGLTSTPLAGAAAPAASEEPASAPSPSSSTGSGQSDSGSDPEAAVAMDTGSSSDSPSGSDSSEEEVIGSVTRAHQETFMYNQEPSTQAAETPRAPPNSNLNKATANQLSEEGRDAWNRRNNSVSVAGPSLLSILGPPQSTPDPASSQCPFRGSRNAAAAGHSPAYIHGAVRAPPTELRPGTAYSRGAWRGGSRMFLVCPMNMSPRVDPQKSGHEVWEEFSRSFTPAVREVVEFAKKIPGFRELSQHDQVSLLKAGTFEVLVVRFASLFDVTERCVTFLGGNKYSVDALRTMGSGDLLSSMFDFCEKLMNLGLSEEEMSLFTAVVLVSADRSGIENVNSVEALQETLIRALRSLITRNHPNESAIFTKLLLKLPDLRSLNNMHSEQLLAFKVHS is encoded by the exons ATGGACCCGAGCAAAGCTG GAGGCGTGATCGCCTACATCAGCTCTTCCAGCTCCACCTCCAGCCCGGACTCCTGCCACAGCGACTCCTCCAACGGCAGCTACCAGTCGGCCTCGCCTCAGCGGGGCTCCTCGCCCAGCCGGGGCCGGCCGGGCCGGCCGCTTGACCCGGCGCTCTGCGTCGGCGGCCAAAACCTTCCAGGGACTCAGAGAGGCGGCCGCTCGTCCTCCTCGGGGAAATGTGGAGTCACAA AAATCAACGGCCTGGTGCTGCTGTGCAAGGTGTGCGGTGACGTGGCCTCCGGCTTCCACTACGGCGTCCACGCCTGCGAGGGCTGCAAG ggcttcttcaggaggagcaTCCAGCAGAACATCCAGTACAAGAAGTGCCTTAAGAACGAGAGCTGCCCCATCATGAGGGTCAACAGGAACCGCTGCCAGCAGTGTCGCTTCAAGAAATGCCTCATGGTGGGCATGTCCAGAGACT CTGTGCGCTTCGGGAGGATTCCTAAGCGAGAGAAGCAGCGCATGCTGCTGGAGATGCAGAGCGCCATGAACAACATGATGAGCAGCAGCCACCTGCAGGCCCCGCTGGCCCAGCCGCACGCCAGCCTGGTACCGGGCCTCACCAGCACGCCATTAGCCGGCGCCGCAGCACCCGCTGCCTCTGAGGAGCCCGCCTCCGCCCCTTCGCCCTCATCCTCAACCGGCTCCGGCCAGTCGGACTCCGGCTCCGACCCTGAGGCCGCCGTCGCCATGGACACCGGCTCCAGCTCGGATTCTCCCAGTGGGTCCGACAGCAGCGAGGAGGAGGTGATCGGCTCGGTGACCAGGGCCCATCAGGAGACCTTCATGTACAACCAGGAGCCGAGCACCCAAGCAGCTGAGACCCCCCGGGCCCCCCCCAACAGTAACTTGAACAAAGCAACCGCCAACCAGCTCTCAGAGGAGGGGCGGGACGCCTGGAACCGCCGCAACAACTCCGTCAGCGTGGCCGGGCCCAGCCTCCTGTCCATCCTGGGACCACCTCAGAGCACGCCGGACCCCGCCTCCAGCCAGTGTCCATTCAGAGGGTCCAGGAACGCAGCGGCGGCCGGCCACAGTCCGGCCTACATACACGGAGCCGTGAGAGCTCCGCCCACCGAGCTCCGCCCCGGCACCGCCTACAGCAGGGGCGCATGGAGAGGAGGCAGCAGGATGTTCCTG GTCTGCCCCATGAACATGTCTCCGCGCGTGGATCCCCAGAAGTCGGGCCATGAGGTGTGGGAGGAGTTCTCCCGCAGCTTCACGCCCGCCGTCAGGGAGGTGGTGGAGTTCGCCAAGAAGATCCCGGGCTTCAGAGAGCTGTCGCAGCACGACCAGGTCAGCCTGCTGAAGGCCGGCACCTTCGag GTGCTGGTGGTGCGTTTCGCCTCGCTGTTTGACGTGACGGAGCGCTGCGTCACCTTCCTGGGCGGGAACAAGTACAGCGTGGACGCTCTGAGGACCATGGGCTCCGGCGACCTGCTCAGCTCCATGTTTGACTTCTGTGAGAAGCTGATGAACCTGGGTCTGAGCGAGGAGGAGATGAGCCTGTTCACCGCCGTGGTCCTGGTCTCAGCCG ATCGCTCCGGCATCGAGAACGTGAACTCTGTGGAGGCGCTGCAGGAGACGCTGATCCGTGCCCTGCGGAGCCTCATCACCCGGAACCATCCCAACGAGTCGGCCATCTTCACCAAGCTGCTGCTCAAGCTGCCCGACCTGCGCTCCCTCAACAACATGCACTCAGAGCAGCTGCTGGCCTTCAAGGTCCATTCCTGA